The nucleotide sequence GATTGTGAGTGAGCTCTgtctttatgaatgtgttatttgtGCCGGTCGGCCACCTCAGGTGCGGGAACTATACCAAGTAGTGTCCATCCGCCTGACTGACAACAGGACAGACAAAGAGCCAGTGGACATAGCAACTGTGGCCTACTACATTGAGAGAGATGTGAGACATTTTGTAAGAGCTGTATCTGCTTTCAGACCTTTCAAAAAGGCTGTTTGCTTGTAAAGTCATTGAATATCTCTAACAGTCGATGGGGGCTCCATATTTTAAGAAATAATCATTTTTTGTATAAAGGTCTATTCAATCTGGCATGCCTGGTGCTAATATTTTGCTTTAACTATGCAGTGGAATGTAACTGTTTTGCCATCCCGTCTAGTTGAAAAGCAACAAGTTTGGGTTTGAGGTGGACGGCCGGAGACTAGAGGTGGCGAGGGACTCCGTCAAGGTCCTATTCTTTCACTATGACCACCCACACATGGACATGATGACCATCAATCCAGGCTTTGCTGCCCTCATCCTCATCATTGCTCTGGCCATTATCATtggtgtttctgtgtctgtgagtAAGAGCAAAACTAATTGTACAATACCACTGCCATCCTCACATcacaacttctctctctctttgtccatcACTATTGTCAGGTGGTGGTACAAAGGAAAGCTCTGCTGGAGAGGAGATTCCAGTTTGAAGTCATTGAGGTATAGTCTGATACAGCAAATCGCTGCATTAATCTGAACTCTTAATGTATTGTCCTGGGTTTTACTCTCCCTTTTTAAATGCAGGTTCAAGGGCAGGACAACCACCTGGAACAGCAAGAAGCTACCATGACCTACTTTGTTATGTGACATACTTTAATATCTTTGTTGGTTATAgtagatttgtttgttttttagttGTCACTCAGTTCATTTATATGCAAAGTTGTTGTCCAATTATCTCTTTCCCTGACTGAAACAATAGTCAGCTGCACATTATGGAAATATTGTAATTGGTTGATTTCTTAACATGGATTCTAACCTGTTGCTTTAATTAAATATTAAACAAGAATTGACCATGGTTGGAAAGAAAAAAATCAATATGTACTTTATTTGAAATAAAAATCTGAATTGTTTCAAATTGTTTATTTACTATTATTGTACTTCAAGAGGTGATACTTATGGTCTGTTACCATAACCTAATACAagattgttcatttgttcagaaAGCCAACTTTCTTTAATAGCTGCAGAATTGAATACCAAACAGCTGGCTACATCTAGTCCAAACTATACAATGAACATGTATGAAAGGTTTTACTAGTCAATAACAGTTTTGAAGCAGTAAGTGAAAGAACAGGACATTTCTGAAGTGCGTTCCGTCCCTGTTAGAGGTATAGTCCCTCTGGTGTCCCTTCCTGTTTCTTATACAACACGTTCTCCTTTGACTTCTTAAAGTCCTCGTTCGTCACCTTCATCCTGCGCTCTCTCAGAGCCATCAGCCCTGCCTCTGTACAAATGGCCTGAAATGAGAGAAATAAGTAAAAAACTTCAGTGAAAATTCTTTGAGGTGCCACAGGATGGCAGCAAAACCAGAAGGTAAAAGTTAAATAGAAGGGCATACAGTCTTTCTATCTCCCAGCTTGTTACTGCACCTTGATGTCAGCTCCGGAGAGGTCATCCTTGGCCAGGATCAGTTCGTCCAGGGTCACATCGTCTGCCACAGTCATCCTGCTGGTGTGGATCTGGAAGATCCTTCGCTTGGTCTTCTCATCCGGCAGGGGGAACTCTATTTTACGGTCAATACGGCCTGAGGAGTGGGGGACAAAAATATATACCAAATCAGAGAACATGCACCTTGGGGCAATCACATAAGatacgtgatcttcctgtctgggttgggttCGTGcagtgggggagatcttcatgggctatactcggccttgtctcagggtagtaagttggtggtttgaagatatccctctagtggtgtgggggctgtgctttggcaaagtgggtggggttatatcctgcctggttggccctgtccgggggtatcgccGGACAgggtctcccgacccctcctgtctcagcctcctgtatttatgctgcaatagtttgtgttggggtgctaggatcagtctgttatttctcctgtcttgtcctgtgtgaatttaagtatgctccccctaactctcttctctcggaggacctgagccctaggaccatgcctcgggaatacctggcctgatgactccttgctgtccccagtccacccgctgctgctccagtttcaactgttctgcctgcggctatggaaccctgacctgttcactggacgtgctaccttgtcccggtccTGATGTTTTCGACTCTCTCCCGCACCTGCTGCCTCtaactgaatgatcggctatgaaaagccaactgacatttactcctgagttgctgacctgttgcaccctctacaaccactgttatTATtcgaccctgctggtcatctacgaatgtttgaacatcttggccatgtactgttataatctccaccaggcacaaccagaagaggactggccacccctcagagcctggttccttttctaggttccggcctttctagggagtttttcctagccaccgtgcatctagagctgcattgcttgctgtttggggttttaggctgggtttctgtatagcactatATCGGCTGATGAAAAAAgggttttaaaaataaatttgatACTGCATCTCCAATCATGACTTGCTCAAAGTCAGTATTAATTTAGGTTGGCATAGCCAGCATTGTAATTTCAATTGAAGATTCATAGTTGTATAATAATGTTATCGTGTACCTGGTCTGATGAGTGCAGGGTCCAGGGTCTCTATCCTGTTGGTGGCCATAATGACCTTGACATCGCCTCTGGAATCAAAGCCATCCAGCTGGTTAAGCAGCTCCAGCAAAGTCCTCTGGATCTCCCGCTCTCCTCCTGAGTTAGAGTCATACCTGCAGAGGACACAGTACTCAACCCACACCCTCAACCACTGAGACACACCATACAATTGTAGAGATTACCTCCTATACATGGAGGCTCATTGAAGTACACAAAACATAGTACTGTAATCCAGTGgcagtcggtgccgtttaagatgagggaggacatttttttttttgagcatggtcttatttctattacagcatattggatgattgtcattcatattccattcacccagctcaatgtaacagcgataggtttaggctactattaatgcaaattaattacttaaaaatcatacaatgtgattttctggatttttgtattagattccgtctctcacagttgaagtgtaccattgataaaaattacagacctctacatgcttcgtaagtaggaaaacctgcaaactcAGAgtaaactactcaccacattttatgtactgcagtgctagctagctgtagcttattctagattaattctctgatcctttgactgGGAGGACAACAAGAGCTCctataggttggaggacatcctccagaagttgtcctAATTacagtgtaagtctatggaaggggttgagaaccacgagactcctaggttttgtattgaagtcaatgtacccagaggaggacggaagcaagctgtcctccggctacaccatggtgctactctacagagtggaaaacagtgttttaatcaattatttggtgacgtgaatatatttagcatagttttatctataaaggataactttaatgttttactatttttagttttatgaaattcactgaggatggtcctcacCTTACTCATcttaggagcctccactgctgtaatCACATTGTGTCCACTGTACTGCTAATTCAATCACTTAGCAATAGTAAAGCAAGTAAGTAAGCTTTGTACGAACCAGAACGGCCCTTAGGCGCCTGCCCTATCTTCTGTTTCTGTAGCGAGAGGCAACTTAATGTCGGCCTACCAGTACACTCCCTGGACATACAGAGATGCATCAAGGTTTTGGTATGACCCGACCGGGGATGGAACcgccaaccttccaatctcaagGTAGACACTATGGGCATATATTGGGCGACCAATGGAAAGTTGGGTGATGACTATTTATCAGAGTtcacatacaatgccttcagaaagtattcacaccccttgaccttttccacattgtgggttacacattttttgtcaatgatttacacaaaatactttgtaaagtcaaaaaaaaaaaaaaaaagtcaatacatgctagaatcaccattggcagtgattacagctctcTGCACTGAttacagtctttctgggtaagtctctaagagctttgaacACATGGACTGTATaaaatttgcccattattctttctaACATTCTTCAAACtctcaagttgattgttgatcattgctagacagccattttcaagtcttgccatagatttaagccgatttaagtcaaaactaactactccactcgggaacattcaatgtcgtcttagtaagcaactccagtgtatatttggccttgtgttttaggtcatttgtttttaactgacttgcctagttaaataaaggtaaaaaattaatttaaaaaattgccctgctgaaaaggtgaatttgtctccccagggtctgttggaaagcagacagaaccaagtttacctctaggattttgcctgtgcttaactctatttagtttatttttatcattcaaaaaactccctagtccttgccaatgacaaggatacccataacatgatgcagccaccaccatgcttgaaaatatgaagagtggtacttagcGATgtcttgtgttggatttgcccaaaacaacactttgtattcgggataaaaagttaatttctttgccacattgcCATCTACCAAAAGGTGCAATTCTTTGtgaaccattggaaaacctccctggtctttgtggttgaatgagggacattacatataattgtatatgtggggtacagatatggggtaatcattcaaaaatcatgttaaaacactattattgcacagagtgagtccatgcaacttattatgggacttgttaagcacatttttactcctgaacttatttaggcttgcgtTAACAAAAGGGgtcaatacttattgactcaaggcatttcagcttttcattttttattcatttgaaaacattaccccataaagtcaaagtggagttttgtgtgtagatcaggGACACAAAATCTAAACGGTATCAATtttaaattgaggctgtaacacaacatgtggaaaaattcaagggatgtgaatactttctgaaggcactgtaggtctcCGTGATTAAGCAACCAGGAAATTAAGGAGTGCTCAACAATAATCACTACATACCTTTTTTTTTGTATCTAAGAAAAACGCCAAAATTATTGAAACCCTTGATGAAGATGAGCAAAagaaatactgtataaaataaacaacacaaatactgagctgtattgtaTGCTCCCctaaaattgggaaattatattattttatactaaaacAATTGCACAGAGAAAgagtttgtttaacaagtaataaaacaaCATCTCAAAAGCCTCCACTGGTCCTGTTGCctttaaggtcaacagcatcctgaactttaccaagtactgGGACATTTTAGTCAAAAACTTGGTTGCCTCTGCTAGGAGGCTGGCACTTGgtcgcaagtggatcttccagcaagacaataaccccaagcagacatcaacatccacaaagaaatggttaattgaccacaaaaatcaacattttgcaatggctgtctcagtctccagacttgaatcccaaatgaaaacctgtggtttaaaTTGAAGAAGGAGGTacataagcgcagacgaaggatatcaaggatctagaAAGATTTGtgatggaggaatggtctaagatttgcccaatgtgttctccaatctcatatcATTATCGTCACAAGGGGAGGGTgccggagtattgaaaacaggggtggcaATAATTTTGACCCTTATGTGTTTTTTAGATTTTTCTTTGCTGTTAAACAACattctttctctgagcaattttttccaacagatacACATTGAAACCTTGGTACAGCAGTGAAGGGAACAGGGAGAGGACCGAGCCTAGGCCGAGGGTGGGCCCTATTAGCAGAACACATATGTACTTGTTATTGCTAAATAACGAGGTGAACACAAGGACAGCGGTCAAAAGACGAGTGTGGGGAGGGCATGGTTCGTGTTTTGCGGATTCTGTTTTGCAAGCTGTGGCTTCTTTCTCTATAACTGTCTCCTATGTAAATGATGCAGACTATCGTAGCGATGACATCCTATACACATTGAGGTATACAAAACATAGTAATGTAAATCACATTGTGTCCACTGTACTGCTAATTCAATCATTAAGCAATAGTAAAGCaagtaagtaagccttgtccgagccagaacggCCTTTCGGCTCCTGCCCTATCTCCCGTTTCAGTAGCGAAAGGCAACTTAATGTCGGCCTACCAGTACactccctggacaggacgctaacGCTGAGTGCTATACAGAGAGGCATtggagtctttggtatgactccaCCGGGGATTGAACACCCAACCACCCAAACATAAGGCGGACACTAATAAGGCCACTGAGTTTGTGTAATAGCACAATAACATATTTGCCAATAGGCAAATATTGGTTGAGTAAGCATCGTTTCCTTGTTATTTTGGCATAGGCAAACATAGAACCTAAGTAGTAGCTTTCGTCCCAGATTTCAACCAGAAATCTACTTGTGCCTAAGAATAGTCCTTAGCAGTAATATATTGGCCATTTAAGACTCCCCCTCGAGACTTATTGCTTAATCAATTTTCATTTTGTTGCTAACCTAATCAAATACCATTGAAATATGGGTGTTGGTAGGTCTCTGTGATTCAGCAACCAGGAAAATAGGGGTGCTCAACTTCAAGGTCTTACTCATGAAAAACTTGGCATTGTAATTGCTAAATAACAGGAGTGAAAACAAGAACATGGGTCAACAGACGAGGGTGGGGAGGGCATGGTTCCTGTTTTGTGGTTTCTGTTTTGCAAGCTACAATATTGCCTTTTCACTCTATATCTGTCACCTACGTTAACGATGCAGACGGCTTCGTACCCGGTTTATGTAAATGAGTTTGTGGTTAACGAAACAGACCTATTAGCGTGCAACAAGTACAACTCATCCCTGAACCCAGAGTATAAATATTGGCTCACAAGCTGAGTGTGCCTCTCGAGTGTCTCCAGAAGCTGACAAACAATCTGACGAAGTATTGACAAAGTATTAGAATTGATAAAGTAACTGCCGTGTTGACGAAAAACGGCAATATAAACCTTCCCTACTTGAAGCCCTGCCTAGTGTCATCTCGGGAGTCCGGGCCAGCCTTCAGCAGACATGATGTACTGTTCTCTTCTGCTGATGATGATCCCTCTCCTGATGGCGCAACACACGTCATATACAAACCCTTCACTTCTGGGTAAGGCTCCAGAAGTTCCCAAGCGAGAGAAGTTACTAAGAGATAGGTGCCTTTACATTGCCAGAAGCTGCCAGGAAATAAGGGCACACTATTTTGAATTTGAAGACGGGCTGTACTACCTGACCACAgagaacggggtggtgtaccaaACCTTCTGCGACATGACCACAGACGGCGGCGGCTGGACGTTGGTGGCGAGCGTACACGAGAACAACATCTATGGGAAGTGCACGCTGGGTGACCGTTGGACAAGCCAGCAGGGCAGCAACCCCTTTCGGCCAGAAGGGGATGGCAACTGGGTCAACATGAACACTTTCGGAAAAGCTGAAGGCGCCACTGCTGACGATTACAAGAATCCTGGCTACTATGACATCAAGGCACAAGACATGTCGGTGTGGCACATTCCCAACAATAAACCGATGAAAGACCGAGACCGAGACACGCTTCCTGAGCCAATAAAGGGGAAACCTGTATGAACTCTTCCACAGGTACCCAGTGAAGTACAACGCTGGGGCACCTTTGATCAACAATGGACCTTCGATTCCCATAGTTTATGACCATGGGGACAAACAGACCACCAAAGCGTTTTACGGCCCTTATGCTCAAAGCGAGTTTGAACCAGGCTTCATCAGTTTCAGAGCAATTAATTGGGAACGGGCAGCCATGGCTATTTGCTCTGGAACCAAACCCAAAGGCGGACAGGTTGACGCATACTGTATTGGTGGTGGGCATTTCCCTGAGGCGGCCCCAAAACAGTGTGGGGACTTCACCTCCTTTGCCTGGAATGGCTATGGGACTGGAGTGCATCAAAAGACATGCTTGAGGCAGCTGTGTTACTCTTCTACCGCTGACGGCCAGGCCATTTTACTTTTCTACAGTCATTTTGTAAATTATATTACTGTAAACTAAAGCAATACTATAAAACAGTGGGCTCCAactttttctagcatgagagctacttaaatatatatatatatttttttacttgtcactacaattttttttttttttttttagttcaaataggcacattcttaTCCTCCCCCCTTCAATTGTCAATGTACCTGGTAAAATAGTGGCTAATAAACAACCAAGGGGGCCCTAAAAATCTGCTTAATGTTAactaatgttaactttcactgctatgcggacgacacacagctgtacatttcaatgaaacatggtgaagccccaaaattgccctcgctagaagcctgtgtttcagacataaggaagtggatggctgaaaacgttctacttttaaactcggacacaACAGAGaagcttgttctaggtcccaagaaacaaagagatcttctgttgaatctgacaattaatcttgatggttgtaaagtcgtctcaaataaaactgaaggacctcggcgttactctggacactgatctctcttttgacgaacatatcaagactgtttcaaggacagcttttttccttctacgtaacattgcaaaaatcagaaactttgtccaaaaatgatgcagaaaaattaattcatgcttttgttacttctaggttagactactgcaatgctctactttccggctacccagataaagcactaaataaacttcagttagtgctaaatacggctgctagaatcctgactagaaccaaaacatttgatcatattactccagcgctagcctccctacactggcttcctgttaaggccggggctgatttcaaggttttactgctaacctacaaagcattacatgggcttgctcctacctatctttccaatttggtcctgccgtacatacctacacgtacgctacggtcacaagacgcaggcctcctaattgtccctagaatttctaggcaaacagctggaggcagggctttctcctatagctccatttttatggaatggtccgcctacccatgtgagagacgcagactcggtctcaacttttaagtctttactgaagactcatctcttcagtgggtcatatgattgagtgtagtctggcccaggagtgtgaaggtgaacggaaaggctctggagcaacgaaccgcccttgctgtctctgccatttatgaacatttgaacatcttggccatgttctgttataatctccacccggcacagccagaagaggactggccacccctcatagcctggttcctctctaggtttcttcctaggttttggcctttctagggagtttttcctagccaccgtgcttctacacctgcattgcttgctgtttggggttttaggctgggtttctgtacagcactttgagatatcagctgatgtaagaagggctatataaataaatttgatttgctAATTTCCCCAAATTGTGTTCTCATTAATTTCCTGGTTTTAGGaaaaaattacaattgttcatagagaaacaacaaaatggGATGTTCTGAATCCACGTTAACGCTTACACCATATAAGAAAGTTTcccagaatttttttaaatacacatttagatttgagtgtcattcccctttaattgcgcaTCTATCGAGTCTGAAATGTCCCGTCTAATGTGCCAGTTTTGCGATGGTTCTGTACTGTTGCTGCTAatttcatggcaaagtttgcaaataacaaataatagatacaaataatatacttactcatgatatacttctgccaggtaagcctactttgcagttaaccttctcaattaaatgctATGGGGAAAGTACTTATTTCAATCCACAAGATGGTTATCACATTGTTTATGACAGGTGGAATTGTTTGACGAGCTACTCATGGGTGGGATGCAAGCTACTGGTAGCTCGCgatcgacctgttggagacccctgctatAAAACAATAACTATTCAGTACCATCACATGTGAAGACGTGTGCCTTATATAATCTTTAAGTTGCTGATATTGTGATTTGCTCTAGGCCAGCCCAAGATAATGTAAAACACTTAATGACAACTGTTGTATTTAGGGGGATGGCGGTAGGAAAgtgggtttgtgtgtgcttgtttgtacTTTTTCCCCCACTGTGCAATAATGTAACAACAATAAAGTAGTCTATAGATTTGTGAACATGAAATGAGCCTACTGTATTTTTTCATTATAATTATGATGAACTCCTCATCAACATAAGACACATACTCTGCACACAACCTCAATGACCACAGTCCGCTAGCCTTGCCTTTTAGTCCCGATGGCATCGATCTCATCGATGAAGACGATGGAGGGTGCGTGTTCCTCGGCCACCCTGAACAGCTCTCGGACCAGCTTAGGCCCGTCCCCCAGGTACTTCTGGATCAGCTCAGAGCCCACCACACGCAGGAAAGTTGCGGACGTCTGGTTAGCCACCGCCTTGGCCAGTAGGGTCTTCCCTAACACATCATAAGAACAGTGTCAAACGATGCCACTTTTAGAGGCAGTTTCTAGATGTAGTTTTGGACTACAAAGCAagttcaatggagaatctcccttttaaaatgctttttagtccaggattaggcTTAAAGGTGCAATCCTCAGTTGAAACTATAACAAagtgtttcagtaaaaagctgaaggatggggctggagaaatgtaaccacttaaATTCAGACTGAGCtatggactgaccatccatgatatcaaaattatagctttaaccatgttgaggctatacagtgtttgtttacatttactttgtttacaaaaattGGAGTAGAAAAAgctcatattttgggttctgatgggataTGACAGTTGAACTTAAGTCcatgagacatttataagttatattcttgaaGAATCAATGGGAAAATATAATTAATGAATAACTCTGAAATcaaatgtagcaactgcagattgcccttttAATCTGTGCACAGGAAAACTGTCTGCAATTGTCTGCAATTGTTTTAGTTGTTTTACCGGTCCCTGGTGCGCCATACAAAATGACTCCTTTAGGAGGTTTGATGCCCATCTCTTCATAGTACTCCGGATGGGTCAGAGGGAGCTCCACAGACTCCTGAGAGGAACACAGGGAGCCACAAGTATAGTTGTCAATCAGGAAAAATGtttaccatgtgtttgatatcgtTCCATATAAGCCATTACAATGACTCTGTACTCCAATTTAAAGTGACACTAGCCTCCACGGACCCAGCTGTAACCATTTACATTAAGCATACAGAATAGTTGGTTTGGAAAAATCTTGGGAATCTTATGCATTGAAACGCTATGACTGAGTAGAGCATTAACATGACCTgttgtactttactctactgctctacctTAATTTCCTGGATCTGGTTATCCAGTCCACCAATGTCAGCGTACGTCTCCTGTGGGGCCTTCTCCACCTTCATCACTGTCACAAGAGGATCAGTGTCATCCATTAGGACCCCAATGACGGCATGGACCTGTGAACACACACGTCACTCAATGGCAGTGTACAGTAAATATCAGCTTTCAATGAATGCTTTGCCAGAGTCAGGGCAACAGCCAAACACAGCTTAGTGGCAGACTCCGTCAGTAATGGCAGACTCGGTCAGTACCTTGTGGTTGAGAAGGACGGAACAGCCCGGCTCCAGCAGGTCCTTGTCTACAAAGGAGAGGATGCTGACATAGTGCTCAGAGCCCACAGACGTAGAAACGATGGCGTGGTTGTCATCGATGATCTCTTCCAGGTTCCCCACTGACATGGGGGTTCCTCT is from Salvelinus sp. IW2-2015 linkage group LG9, ASM291031v2, whole genome shotgun sequence and encodes:
- the LOC111968558 gene encoding 26S proteasome regulatory subunit 4, whose product is MGQSQSGGHGPGGGKKDDKDKKKKYEPPIPTRVGKRKKKSKGPDAASKLPLVTPHTHCRLKLLKQERIKDYLLMEEEFIRNQEQMKPLEEKQEEERSKVDDLRGTPMSVGNLEEIIDDNHAIVSTSVGSEHYVSILSFVDKDLLEPGCSVLLNHKVHAVIGVLMDDTDPLVTVMKVEKAPQETYADIGGLDNQIQEIKESVELPLTHPEYYEEMGIKPPKGVILYGAPGTGKTLLAKAVANQTSATFLRVVGSELIQKYLGDGPKLVRELFRVAEEHAPSIVFIDEIDAIGTKRYDSNSGGEREIQRTLLELLNQLDGFDSRGDVKVIMATNRIETLDPALIRPGRIDRKIEFPLPDEKTKRRIFQIHTSRMTVADDVTLDELILAKDDLSGADIKAICTEAGLMALRERRMKVTNEDFKKSKENVLYKKQEGTPEGLYL